Proteins from one Nerophis lumbriciformis linkage group LG16, RoL_Nlum_v2.1, whole genome shotgun sequence genomic window:
- the LOC133617391 gene encoding uncharacterized protein: protein MAELTALVLLGALVLSQSYVPITLSLVEVGVNVTLACPRYDDRGDIFYWYKMKFGSMVQTIVEGYFGEMSLRGPFKDGRFVSARTDDMYVLNITNVRKDDEAMYTCQAGSSYNMVFTGGTHLVVKDPRRKSFQVRQIPQSKSVKGGESVTIQCSVLAESKEYFRQCPNQSSVYWLKSGSGESDPHIIYSDSDDEQNPRSCVYHLSLTVLNSSDTGTYYCAVVTCGQILFGQGTHVDTQQDVKAAAVLLSALLASFAVVVTVLVA from the exons ATGGCGGAGCTGACTGCACTTGTGCTTCTCGGTGCTTTGG TTCTGAGTCAATCCTACGTTCCGATAACACTGAGCCTGGTGGAAGTTGGCGTTAACGTCACTTTGGCATGCCCGCGCTACGACGATAGAGGTGACATATTTTACTGGTACAAGATGAAATTCGGCTCAATGGTCCAAACCATTGTGGAGGGGTATTTCGGGGAAATGTCCCTTCGAGGACCGTTCAAGGACGGAAGATTTGTGAGCGCGCGTACGGATGACATGTAcgttttaaacatcacaaacgtACGCAAAGACGATGAAGCGATGTACACCTGCCAAGCTGGGAGCTCATACAACATGGTGTTCACCGGTGGCACGCATCTGGTGGTGAAAG ACCCCAGACGCAAGTCCTTCCAGGTGAGACAAATTCCGCAAAGCAAGTCGGTCAAAGGGGGCGAGTCTGTGACCATCCAGTGTTCCGTCCTCGCTGAGAGCAAAGAATATTTCCGCCAATGTCCGAACCAAAGCAGCGTCTACTGGTTGAAGTCAGGATCGGGAGAGTCTGATCCACACATCATTTACTCCGACAGTGATGATGAACAAAACCCAAGAAGCTGCGTCTATCACCTCTCTCTGACTGTACTCAACTCCTCTGACACCGGAACATACTACTGTGCCGTAGTCACGTGTGGACAGATCCTGTTCGGACAAGGAACTCATGTGGACACAC AACAAGACGTGAAAGCAGCTGCCGTTTTGCTGAGTGCTCTGCTGGCCTCCTTCGCTGTTGTGGTcactgttttagttgcttaa